In Cicer arietinum cultivar CDC Frontier isolate Library 1 chromosome 7, Cicar.CDCFrontier_v2.0, whole genome shotgun sequence, a single window of DNA contains:
- the LOC101509035 gene encoding F-box/kelch-repeat protein At3g61590-like: MAGETTWISHYDDDMKKETGDFDFELDEDIDKEVTAVSVDVILPEDLLERILAYLPIASIFRASCVCKRWHAIVTSERFLWNPSHLLPQKPWYFMFTSSDVPIGHAYDPNLRKWYCIELPFIGTSNWFISSSYGLVCFMDNDSRSELCMCNPITKSCRKLPEPPGMRFSDYGALAISVNKESHGYTVAIVKSKQVPENFFRWDISILIYNSEEEVWTTPLTKVLTGWRGGDESVICNGMLYFIVYYTGGIPPESRHSLVAYNISNRFSQASLSFIPVPCSLTCGRLMNMKEKLVMVGGIGKHDRPDIIKGIGIWVLHDSKWEEIVRMPHKYFQGFGELDDVFASRGIDDVIYIQSYGSPALLTFDMNIKQWKWAQKCPVTKKFPLQLFTGFCFEPRFEIAP; this comes from the coding sequence ATGGCTGGGGAAACAACATGGATCAGCCACTATGATGATGACATGAAAAAGGAGACCGGggattttgattttgaacttGATGAGGACATTGATAAAGAAGTGACTGCTGTTTCTGTGGATGTAATTTTGCCTGAAGATTTATTGGAGCGTATCCTAGCCTATCTTCCCATTGCAAGCATTTTTCGGGCAAGCTGTGTGTGCAAAAGATGGCATGCAATTGTTACTTCGGAAAGGTTTTTATGGAACCCTTCCCATTTGCTACCGCAGAAACCCTGGTATTTTATGTTCACCAGCTCTGATGTACCAATCGGTCATGCTTATGATCCGAATCTTCGAAAATGGTATTGCATTGAACTCCCCTTCATCGGAACTTCTAATTGGTTCATTTCTTCATCATATGGTTTAGTTTGTTTCATGGACAATGACAGCAGAAGTGAATTATGCATGTGTAACCCTATTACCAAAAGCTGTAGGAAGCTTCCAGAGCCTCCAGGGATGAGATTTTCTGATTACGGTGCATTAGCAATTTCGGTGAACAAGGAATCACATGGTTATACTGTGGCTATTGTGAAATCAAAGCAAGTTCCCGAAAACTTTTTTCGGTGGGATATCTCAATTCTTATATACAATTCAGAGGAGGAAGTGTGGACAACGCCATTAACGAAGGTTTTGACGGGGTGGAGAGGTGGTGACGAGAGTGTGATATGCAATGGCATGCTTTACTTTATAGTTTACTATACGGGGGGAATTCCACCGGAAAGCCGTCACTCTTTAGTCGCATATAATATTTCCAATCGATTTTCTCAAGCTAGCTTGAGCTTTATTCCTGTACCTTGTTCCCTAACATGTGGCCGTCTAATGAATATGAAGGAGAAGCTTGTAATGGTGGGAGGAATTGGCAAACATGATCGACCGGATATAATAAAAGGAATTGGTATTTGGGTTCTTCATGATAGTAAGTGGGAAGAGATTGTCCGAATGCCGCACAAATACTTCCAAGGCTTTGGAGAGCTTGATGATGTTTTCGCTAGCAGAGGCATCGATGAtgtaatatatattcaaagttATGGATCTCCGGCACTTCTCACATTTGACATGAACATTAAACAATGGAAATGGGCACAAAAATGCCCGGTAACAAAGAAGTTCCCTCTACAACTTTTCACTGGTTTTTGCTTTGAGCCGAGGTTTGAAATTGCTCCGTAG